The proteins below are encoded in one region of Pseudomonadota bacterium:
- a CDS encoding BamA/TamA family outer membrane protein: protein MTIDKARNFIFITLFVVSMFAFQKATAIDLPLLGGKPKFNIEFSGNSYEGLLKPLIENVLKKNHFDRKNADFELSINKSARIDKEAIEKLLRSEGFYSAKIKYEIIEDEAYFNIEPDEPYLIKSASIESFLENLPSVEGMELKKGERFRAEGLLNAISSIKKHIEKHNCLWEISVDYDATINHSDKEAQIVINVEGSNVADFGYISFEGNNTIKESYMLPKIGFKEGGCFKRSEIEKARLNLFETGLISGVETTLQKNSDNSVDVKFDITERKHKTVKLGGGVSSDEGVILSAGWEHRNIFGKAWKLQSDAKISELYRTANTELFIPSFLSPKQTLNLSAEVSEENLEAFNSIGASISARLERKISKHLTGSIGSRLNITQVDEDGNGQEETFGLLSFPLAFTYDRRDNILDPKKGWSVNAEIAPFIDTFDTGTGFVKTTVGASAYHTFERAKFKPTFALRGAVGSINGQNTDDIPIAERFFAGGGGSVRGYAFQKLGPLDVDIPTGGRSFTEMSFESRLRFTPKWGGVMFLDAGNAYDDITPDLDEGVRWAYGAGVRYYTDFAPLRFDMAFPLERREGIDDSFQFYISIGQAF from the coding sequence ATGACAATTGATAAAGCACGCAACTTTATATTTATCACACTATTTGTGGTATCTATGTTTGCCTTTCAAAAAGCAACGGCAATCGACCTGCCCTTATTGGGCGGTAAACCGAAATTTAATATCGAGTTTAGCGGCAACTCATACGAGGGATTGTTAAAACCTTTAATCGAGAACGTGCTGAAGAAAAACCACTTTGATAGGAAGAATGCCGACTTTGAGCTTTCAATCAACAAATCCGCACGTATCGACAAGGAAGCGATAGAAAAACTTTTGAGATCGGAGGGTTTTTACTCAGCTAAAATTAAATATGAGATAATTGAAGATGAGGCGTATTTCAATATTGAGCCTGATGAACCTTACCTGATAAAAAGTGCGTCCATTGAATCTTTTCTTGAGAATCTTCCTTCAGTTGAAGGTATGGAATTAAAAAAAGGAGAAAGGTTCAGGGCGGAGGGTTTATTGAACGCCATATCTTCTATAAAAAAACATATCGAAAAACATAATTGCCTGTGGGAGATATCTGTTGATTATGACGCTACAATAAACCACTCGGATAAAGAAGCACAGATAGTTATTAATGTTGAGGGAAGCAATGTCGCTGATTTCGGCTACATATCATTTGAAGGCAACAACACTATAAAAGAATCATATATGCTACCGAAAATCGGTTTTAAAGAAGGCGGTTGTTTTAAACGCTCGGAAATTGAGAAAGCACGCCTTAACCTGTTTGAGACGGGTCTTATAAGCGGTGTGGAAACTACTTTGCAAAAAAATAGTGATAATTCTGTTGATGTAAAATTCGATATAACAGAACGCAAGCATAAAACGGTAAAGCTGGGCGGCGGTGTAAGTTCAGATGAGGGGGTTATTTTATCAGCGGGTTGGGAGCATAGGAATATTTTCGGTAAGGCATGGAAATTACAGTCTGACGCTAAAATATCCGAACTATACCGCACGGCAAATACGGAGCTTTTTATACCGTCATTTTTATCGCCGAAACAAACCCTTAATTTAAGTGCGGAAGTATCGGAGGAGAATCTTGAGGCGTTCAACTCCATAGGAGCATCAATATCCGCAAGATTGGAACGAAAAATAAGCAAACACCTTACCGGTTCAATAGGTAGCAGATTGAATATCACACAGGTAGATGAAGACGGTAACGGACAGGAAGAGACTTTCGGGCTGTTATCCTTCCCGCTGGCTTTTACCTATGACAGGCGTGATAATATACTTGATCCCAAAAAGGGCTGGTCGGTCAATGCCGAGATAGCACCCTTCATCGATACCTTCGACACGGGAACAGGATTTGTAAAAACAACAGTCGGTGCAAGTGCCTATCACACATTTGAGCGTGCTAAATTCAAACCGACATTTGCATTAAGGGGTGCGGTTGGCTCTATAAACGGACAAAACACTGACGACATACCTATCGCCGAGAGGTTCTTTGCCGGAGGCGGCGGCTCGGTGCGTGGATATGCCTTTCAGAAGCTAGGTCCTCTTGATGTTGATATTCCCACAGGCGGACGCTCCTTTACCGAGATGTCGTTTGAGAGTAGGTTAAGGTTCACTCCAAAATGGGGAGGAGTTATGTTTTTGGACGCAGGTAACGCCTATGATGATATAACTCCCGACCTTGATGAAGGTGTAAGATGGGCATATGGTGCGGGTGTCAGGTACTATACCGATTTTGCACCGTTACGCTTTGATATGGCGTTCCCTTTAGAACGCAGAGAAGGTATAGATGACAGCTTTCAATTTTATATTAGCATCGGGCAGGCATTTTGA
- a CDS encoding DNA/RNA non-specific endonuclease: MVDVTSIRREVRYGMPAADQVIFNRHYVLGYSYYFRQAKWALEIVDPDKTDVKRIDSFRPDYRIPEMFRADLVDYQNSGYDRGHLIASANQIETAVQNSETFLLSNMSPQEPKFNRGIWRELEEAVRELDSNPKIYETYVICGPVFDFRNAVNTIGSLDDNGVSLPIPNSYFKSILTEDDRGKLKMWSFIIPNKEADKPIGEYAVPTIRVEQYAGIKLWSNLEGKNIDSEKKKVRAYWG; encoded by the coding sequence GTGGTAGATGTAACAAGCATAAGAAGAGAGGTACGTTACGGCATGCCTGCCGCAGATCAGGTTATATTCAACCGTCATTATGTATTAGGATATTCATATTATTTCCGTCAGGCAAAATGGGCATTGGAAATTGTAGACCCCGATAAGACCGATGTAAAAAGAATAGATTCCTTTCGCCCCGATTACAGAATACCGGAAATGTTCCGTGCCGATTTGGTAGATTATCAAAATTCAGGTTATGACAGGGGGCATCTGATAGCAAGTGCCAACCAGATAGAAACGGCCGTGCAAAATAGCGAGACATTCCTGCTTTCCAATATGTCGCCGCAGGAACCTAAATTCAACAGAGGTATATGGCGTGAACTCGAAGAGGCGGTAAGAGAGCTTGATTCCAACCCGAAAATATATGAAACATATGTTATCTGTGGTCCGGTATTTGATTTTAGAAACGCTGTCAACACAATAGGCTCGCTTGATGATAACGGAGTAAGCCTGCCGATACCCAATTCATATTTTAAATCGATACTGACCGAGGACGACAGAGGAAAACTAAAAATGTGGTCGTTCATTATACCGAATAAAGAAGCCGATAAACCGATTGGGGAATATGCGGTTCCAACCATCAGAGTCGAGCAATATGCCGGTATTAAGCTATGGAGTAATCTGGAAGGTAAAAATATAGATAGCGAAAAGAAAAAAGTACGTGCCTATTGGGGGTGA
- the recJ gene encoding single-stranded-DNA-specific exonuclease RecJ: MLEAKGIVKETELREYHSVKGAVWKLRACDERQVLAISQKLEIPEILARMLYVRGVGLNEVESFLNPTLKFLMPDPFHLLDMEKAANRLADAVEKGEEIAVYGDYDVDGATSSSLLKRYFREIGNEPIIYIPDRIKEGYGPNTDALLYLKEHGVDVCVTVDCGTMSFEPLAAAKEAGLEVIVIDHHLSSETLPEAVAVVNPNRLDETSDQKHLAAVGVCFLLIVAVNKILRERGWFQKRKAPDLLNLLDIVALGTVCDVVPLKGVNRAFVSQGLKVMRNRHNCGLAALADIAKVDDCPSTYHLGFMMGPRINAGGRVGQSDLGARLLSTEDVDEAYDISMKLDNFNMERRAIESMVLESAVAQIEQKGTDRPVLFAIGEGWHPGVVGIVSSRITERFNRPSAIISINEGLGKASARSVSGIDFGSAIVAANQAGLLVTGGGHAMAAGFTVEEGKIDAMYEFLCKRFEENIDECAVKQIKADGFLSIDSATTELTDLIKKVEPFGTSNPEPRFIFNDLYIIYADIVGADHIKCVFGTDHAGNMGKTIKGMAFRSLETPLGKALLDNRGKTVSVAARVKLNSWRGVDTVELLIDDVAV; the protein is encoded by the coding sequence ATGTTAGAAGCAAAAGGTATTGTAAAAGAAACGGAGTTAAGAGAGTATCATTCGGTAAAAGGGGCGGTTTGGAAATTAAGGGCATGTGATGAGCGGCAGGTTCTGGCTATCTCGCAAAAATTAGAAATACCCGAAATACTGGCAAGAATGCTTTATGTTCGTGGTGTAGGTCTAAATGAGGTTGAGTCTTTTTTGAACCCCACATTAAAATTCCTAATGCCCGATCCGTTCCACCTTCTGGATATGGAAAAGGCTGCTAACCGTCTGGCAGACGCAGTTGAAAAAGGAGAGGAAATAGCCGTATATGGCGATTATGATGTCGACGGTGCTACGTCTTCATCGCTTTTGAAAAGATATTTTCGTGAAATAGGCAACGAACCGATAATATATATCCCCGACCGCATAAAAGAGGGATATGGTCCTAATACCGATGCTCTTTTATATTTAAAAGAACATGGTGTAGATGTGTGTGTTACGGTAGATTGCGGCACTATGTCGTTTGAGCCGCTGGCAGCGGCAAAAGAGGCGGGGCTTGAAGTTATAGTAATCGACCACCATCTAAGCTCGGAAACACTTCCTGAAGCTGTCGCAGTAGTAAACCCTAACCGCCTTGATGAAACATCGGATCAAAAACACCTCGCCGCAGTCGGGGTATGTTTTCTTCTTATCGTTGCCGTTAATAAAATATTGCGTGAGCGTGGTTGGTTCCAAAAAAGGAAAGCTCCCGACCTGCTTAACCTGCTGGATATCGTGGCACTGGGGACGGTTTGTGATGTCGTACCTTTAAAAGGTGTTAACAGAGCTTTTGTTTCACAAGGGCTAAAGGTAATGCGTAACAGGCATAATTGCGGGCTTGCGGCACTTGCCGATATCGCTAAAGTAGATGATTGCCCAAGCACCTATCATTTGGGATTTATGATGGGGCCGAGGATAAACGCAGGGGGCAGGGTAGGTCAGTCCGACTTGGGGGCAAGGCTCTTGTCTACCGAAGATGTTGACGAAGCATACGATATATCCATGAAACTTGATAATTTTAACATGGAAAGACGTGCTATCGAAAGCATGGTGCTGGAAAGTGCAGTTGCCCAGATAGAGCAAAAAGGTACAGATAGACCCGTTCTGTTTGCAATAGGGGAGGGGTGGCATCCGGGAGTTGTCGGCATAGTATCCAGCCGTATTACGGAAAGGTTCAACCGACCAAGTGCTATTATATCAATTAATGAAGGGTTGGGAAAAGCATCTGCACGCTCTGTAAGCGGTATTGATTTCGGCTCGGCAATAGTCGCTGCCAATCAGGCGGGATTGCTTGTCACCGGCGGGGGGCATGCAATGGCGGCAGGCTTCACAGTTGAGGAGGGCAAAATAGACGCTATGTATGAGTTCCTCTGTAAAAGATTCGAAGAAAATATTGATGAATGTGCCGTAAAACAAATTAAGGCAGATGGTTTCTTAAGCATTGACTCGGCCACGACCGAGCTTACCGACCTCATAAAAAAGGTGGAACCTTTCGGTACGTCAAACCCCGAGCCACGCTTTATATTTAATGACCTTTATATTATATATGCCGATATTGTCGGTGCAGACCACATAAAATGCGTGTTCGGTACGGATCATGCCGGCAATATGGGTAAGACCATAAAAGGTATGGCTTTCCGCAGCCTTGAAACGCCTCTGGGTAAGGCATTGCTTGACAACAGGGGGAAAACGGTATCTGTTGCGGCAAGGGTGAAGCTAAATAGCTGGCGTGGGGTTGACACTGTTGAATTGTTGATAGATGATGTTGCCGTTTAG
- the panC gene encoding pantoate--beta-alanine ligase gives MLSVVTKSDLRNVVARFRKEGKKIGFVPTMGALHEGHLSLVDIAKQSADIVVVSIFVNPTQFAEGEDFDKYPRTIEDDKKKLQTKNVDIVYLPSKEEMYPQGFDIKISVGQIAKELEGVTRPHFFDGVALVVNKLFMQVQPDIAVFGQKDYQQLHVIRKLVAAFDIAVKVIGADIVREKNGLAMSSRNRYLSDEKRELAANLYRIMNEVANNIKKGSSFEKALYWGKEELQKAGFTKVDYLEIRNPQTLLKTDSLPARLLAAVYLDEVRLIDNIQIV, from the coding sequence ATGTTATCGGTCGTTACTAAATCGGATTTGCGTAATGTTGTAGCTCGATTCCGTAAGGAGGGTAAAAAAATAGGTTTTGTACCTACAATGGGGGCGTTACATGAAGGGCATTTGTCATTGGTGGATATCGCAAAGCAAAGCGCAGATATCGTAGTTGTAAGTATATTCGTAAATCCTACACAGTTTGCCGAAGGTGAGGATTTTGATAAATATCCGCGCACGATAGAAGATGACAAAAAAAAGCTTCAAACAAAAAATGTAGACATAGTTTATCTGCCGAGCAAGGAGGAGATGTACCCTCAAGGGTTTGACATAAAAATATCGGTAGGGCAAATAGCAAAAGAACTCGAAGGCGTTACCAGACCGCATTTTTTCGATGGTGTTGCATTGGTGGTAAATAAATTATTCATGCAGGTGCAGCCTGATATAGCCGTATTCGGACAGAAAGATTACCAGCAGCTACATGTTATACGCAAGTTGGTTGCGGCTTTTGACATAGCTGTAAAAGTAATCGGTGCAGATATTGTCAGGGAAAAAAACGGTCTTGCCATGTCGTCACGCAATAGGTACTTATCTGATGAAAAAAGGGAACTGGCAGCTAATTTATATAGGATAATGAATGAAGTAGCCAACAATATAAAAAAAGGCAGCTCTTTTGAAAAGGCGTTATATTGGGGAAAGGAGGAATTGCAAAAGGCAGGCTTTACAAAAGTTGATTACCTTGAAATCAGGAATCCACAAACACTGTTAAAAACCGACTCCCTGCCCGCAAGACTTCTGGCAGCGGTATATTTGGACGAGGTAAGGCTGATAGATAATATTCAGATAGTATAG
- a CDS encoding VacJ family lipoprotein, with protein MYFRNVAIVLTLVVSFLICVSPQSSYAYQTTEDSKISDPLESVNRVIYGFNMFLDKIIIEPVAKAYKKVVPEVGRKGISNVLQNLTEPVTFANSILQADAENTFTTFWRFAINSTVGIAGLFDVAKHGGLEHRGEDLGQTFGKYGVGNGPYLMLPIIGPSNTRDLFGSVGDSFMDPYNYTVDEYGIAGRNLLEGLDTRVELLGLLDDIEESSLDPYATIRSLYTQKRNDEIRNGKSSALKK; from the coding sequence ATGTATTTTAGAAATGTTGCAATTGTCTTAACGTTAGTTGTATCCTTCCTGATATGTGTTTCACCGCAATCATCATATGCCTATCAAACAACTGAGGATTCAAAAATTTCCGATCCTCTGGAATCGGTGAACAGGGTAATATACGGCTTTAATATGTTCCTTGATAAGATAATTATAGAGCCTGTTGCAAAAGCCTATAAAAAAGTAGTGCCGGAAGTCGGACGGAAAGGAATAAGCAACGTATTGCAGAATCTTACGGAGCCTGTAACATTCGCAAATTCAATATTACAAGCTGATGCGGAAAATACATTCACCACTTTCTGGCGATTTGCAATTAACTCCACTGTCGGTATTGCAGGTCTGTTCGATGTTGCAAAGCATGGCGGTCTTGAGCATAGGGGAGAGGATCTGGGGCAGACTTTCGGAAAATATGGCGTAGGAAACGGTCCTTACCTTATGCTGCCTATCATAGGTCCTTCAAATACAAGGGATCTTTTCGGTAGTGTCGGTGATTCTTTCATGGATCCGTATAACTACACGGTAGATGAGTACGGAATAGCCGGACGTAACCTTTTAGAAGGTCTGGACACCAGAGTTGAGCTTTTAGGTCTGCTTGATGATATTGAGGAGTCTTCCCTTGACCCATATGCTACCATAAGAAGCCTTTACACCCAAAAACGTAATGATGAGATTAGGAACGGTAAAAGTTCGGCTCTTAAAAAGTAA
- a CDS encoding ABC transporter substrate-binding protein has protein sequence MNIFRSRFLITLVITFIANVAYADVEGAQKFVKELGDTTIETAKSTELSVDDKEQKLIELFEKSVDTAWIAKFVMGQYWRDMSEEKQNEYKKLYHKYLLQTYVPEFKTYTDEKLKFLSSEKEYENEYIVKTEIVSANGNAYRVDYKVRKNTDSDYKIFDVVAEGISLITTHRSEFGSIVSRKNVDFLIKKLDQKTGKENSN, from the coding sequence ATGAATATTTTTCGTTCTAGATTTTTGATAACATTAGTTATCACTTTTATAGCTAATGTTGCGTATGCCGATGTTGAGGGAGCCCAAAAATTCGTAAAGGAATTGGGTGATACGACTATTGAAACAGCTAAATCTACCGAACTATCCGTTGATGATAAGGAACAAAAATTAATAGAACTTTTTGAAAAGTCTGTTGATACGGCTTGGATAGCTAAATTCGTTATGGGTCAATATTGGCGCGATATGTCCGAAGAAAAACAAAATGAATATAAAAAGCTTTATCATAAATATCTGCTTCAAACATACGTTCCTGAATTTAAGACCTATACCGATGAAAAATTAAAATTCCTCAGTTCTGAAAAAGAATATGAAAATGAGTATATAGTAAAAACCGAGATAGTTTCTGCTAACGGTAATGCATATAGAGTTGACTATAAGGTTAGGAAAAACACTGACTCCGATTATAAAATATTTGACGTAGTAGCCGAAGGCATAAGCCTTATAACTACCCACCGTTCTGAGTTCGGTTCTATAGTTTCGAGAAAGAATGTCGACTTCCTTATCAAAAAACTGGATCAGAAAACCGGTAAGGAAAATTCTAATTAA
- the purM gene encoding phosphoribosylformylglycinamidine cyclo-ligase, with translation MNNRYKDAGVDIDAGNRLVDKIKPLAKSTSRIGADADLGGFGGLFDLAACKYDDPVLVSANDGVGTKLKIAFEVNKHDTIGIDLVAMCVNDLVVQGAEPLFFLDYFATGKLSNDVAYDVIKGIADGCKLANAALIGGETAEMPGMYAEGHYDLAGFAVGAVERKNILPKGDIKEGDVILGLASSGIHSNGYSLVRHIIDNNGLDYSSPAPFDDSKTLGEVFLTPTKIYIKSCLEAIRTDKVKALAHITGGGFTENIPRVLSDDIAVNIDCSAWTMPCVFKFLANLGEITAEEMLKTFNCGIGMIIVVGKNDSSQIKSILEESGETVFEIGNIIKREEKAVVYSDIEKLL, from the coding sequence ATGAATAACAGATATAAAGATGCAGGCGTAGATATAGATGCCGGCAACCGTTTGGTAGATAAGATAAAACCGCTGGCAAAATCCACCTCAAGAATAGGTGCTGATGCCGACCTTGGCGGCTTTGGCGGATTATTCGATTTAGCCGCCTGTAAGTATGATGACCCCGTTCTGGTTTCCGCAAATGACGGAGTAGGCACAAAACTGAAAATCGCCTTTGAGGTAAATAAACATGACACCATCGGGATAGATTTAGTTGCTATGTGCGTGAACGATCTGGTAGTACAGGGAGCCGAGCCGTTATTTTTTCTTGATTATTTTGCAACCGGAAAATTAAGCAATGATGTAGCCTATGATGTAATAAAAGGCATAGCCGATGGCTGCAAGCTTGCTAACGCCGCCCTGATAGGTGGTGAAACTGCCGAAATGCCCGGAATGTATGCCGAAGGTCATTACGATTTGGCAGGTTTTGCCGTGGGTGCGGTAGAACGCAAAAATATATTGCCTAAAGGCGATATAAAAGAGGGTGATGTCATATTAGGTCTGGCATCTAGCGGAATACATTCTAACGGTTATTCACTGGTCAGGCATATTATTGATAATAACGGACTTGATTATTCAAGCCCCGCCCCGTTTGATGATAGTAAAACATTAGGTGAGGTATTCCTTACGCCTACAAAAATATATATAAAGTCATGCTTGGAAGCTATCAGGACTGACAAAGTCAAGGCACTTGCCCATATTACCGGCGGTGGTTTTACCGAGAATATTCCTCGTGTCCTTTCCGATGATATTGCGGTGAATATTGATTGTTCTGCTTGGACTATGCCTTGTGTTTTCAAGTTCCTTGCTAACTTAGGAGAGATTACGGCAGAAGAGATGTTAAAAACATTCAATTGCGGCATCGGAATGATTATAGTTGTCGGCAAGAATGATTCGTCACAAATTAAATCCATATTAGAAGAATCAGGTGAAACTGTTTTTGAGATAGGAAATATTATAAAACGTGAAGAAAAAGCCGTTGTTTATAGCGACATAGAAAAGTTATTATAA
- a CDS encoding DUF2066 domain-containing protein: MRNNFVLIITFILCLFSGLANAAGIFTINNLKVSGKGENAKEAKNNAIDVAQAQAFKELLKRITPDYTQNIWPEPDKEEISELVQGIDIDKEKVTSTHYEAVINISFNEVFVEKLLQEAGVSYTGTKADPVLLIPLLITNGEGVIWDRSNYWQAAWKEALEDSSFANFIIPEGDLGDISAVNISSLMENDLPLSFNEREKIKFLINKYNVDKVMLAKAFPSEYNGTIGIEVETSYISEDEPQKKSQKFYGKAENENVNQVMAKAASSIISNIERKWKDEQEQIRQSKAEININVPVKDLNDWNETYNRLKSFSFINKINTKYITVEFISLDLFFQEGYEKFIVNLAQNGMFLEKRSNGLFLRKQDSMPSWFEPASYEGYIMNSDGKFGIK, translated from the coding sequence ATGCGTAATAATTTTGTACTAATAATAACTTTTATTTTGTGTTTATTCTCCGGTTTAGCTAATGCGGCAGGGATATTTACCATTAATAATCTGAAAGTCAGCGGTAAGGGCGAAAATGCAAAAGAGGCCAAAAATAATGCTATTGATGTGGCACAGGCTCAGGCATTTAAAGAGTTGCTGAAGCGCATCACGCCCGACTATACGCAGAACATTTGGCCCGAACCGGACAAGGAGGAGATATCCGAACTGGTACAGGGAATAGATATAGATAAGGAAAAAGTGACTTCAACCCACTACGAAGCGGTCATAAACATATCTTTCAATGAAGTGTTCGTAGAAAAATTATTACAGGAAGCAGGAGTTTCTTATACGGGAACAAAAGCAGATCCGGTGCTTCTTATACCGCTTTTAATAACAAATGGAGAAGGCGTTATCTGGGATCGCAGTAACTACTGGCAGGCTGCGTGGAAAGAAGCCCTCGAAGATAGCAGTTTTGCTAATTTCATAATACCCGAAGGCGACCTTGGCGATATATCTGCCGTCAATATCTCAAGCCTTATGGAAAACGATTTGCCTCTTAGTTTTAATGAAAGGGAAAAGATAAAGTTCCTTATCAATAAGTATAATGTGGACAAAGTGATGCTGGCAAAGGCTTTTCCTAGCGAATATAACGGAACTATCGGTATTGAAGTGGAAACGTCTTATATAAGTGAAGATGAGCCGCAAAAAAAATCGCAAAAATTCTACGGAAAAGCTGAAAATGAGAATGTGAATCAGGTAATGGCGAAAGCTGCCTCTAGCATAATATCGAATATAGAAAGAAAATGGAAAGATGAGCAGGAACAAATACGTCAGTCAAAAGCCGAGATAAATATCAATGTTCCGGTAAAAGACCTAAATGACTGGAACGAAACTTATAACCGACTAAAAAGCTTTAGCTTTATTAATAAGATAAATACTAAATATATTACGGTGGAATTTATATCTTTAGACCTGTTCTTTCAGGAGGGATATGAGAAATTCATAGTCAATCTGGCACAAAACGGAATGTTCCTTGAAAAGCGTTCAAACGGTCTTTTCTTGAGAAAGCAGGATTCTATGCCGTCATGGTTTGAACCTGCAAGCTATGAAGGCTATATTATGAATTCTGACGGCAAATTCGGCATTAAATAA
- a CDS encoding AI-2E family transporter — translation MNTRDKLLFWLIGFSLLGGFLYMVSGILLPFVVAMIAAYFLDPAADKLENFGLSRSIATLIITGVFFVTVILIAMLVAPILYDQLLSMFRKIPEYITLANEKFLPKFSSILEQIDPDAINKAKESVSEISAYAFRFVTKVMGNIWNSGIAVVNILSLLFVTPIVTFYMLRDWDRLLEKVKGWLPADNKKVILEQAHEIDKTLSGYIRGQTNVCIILGAFYGVALSLVGLEFGFAIGLATGILSFIPYVGLLFGFVVGMVIAVLQFGNIIDVGIVASIFIIGQIVEGNFITPKLVGDKVGLHPVWIIFGMMAGASMFGFLGILLAIPVTAVIGVLVRFSLAQYLKSSFYKVEKPKKTPKSPRAAKSNG, via the coding sequence GTGAACACAAGAGATAAGCTGTTGTTCTGGCTAATAGGTTTTTCATTACTTGGAGGCTTCTTGTATATGGTCAGCGGCATCTTACTGCCGTTCGTAGTTGCAATGATAGCTGCCTATTTTCTTGACCCTGCCGCCGATAAACTTGAGAATTTCGGTTTATCACGCTCAATTGCGACTTTAATTATTACCGGTGTATTTTTTGTCACGGTAATTTTGATAGCAATGCTGGTAGCTCCGATACTCTATGACCAGCTACTTTCAATGTTCAGGAAGATTCCCGAATATATTACCCTTGCCAATGAAAAGTTCTTGCCGAAATTCTCAAGCATATTAGAGCAGATTGATCCCGATGCCATAAACAAGGCTAAGGAATCCGTCAGTGAGATATCCGCTTACGCTTTCAGGTTCGTAACAAAGGTTATGGGTAATATATGGAACTCAGGGATTGCGGTAGTCAATATCCTGTCTTTGTTATTTGTTACCCCGATAGTTACTTTTTATATGCTGCGTGATTGGGATAGGTTACTTGAGAAGGTAAAGGGGTGGCTGCCTGCCGATAATAAAAAGGTTATTCTTGAGCAAGCCCATGAAATCGACAAAACCCTTTCAGGCTATATAAGAGGGCAAACAAATGTATGTATTATTTTAGGAGCTTTCTACGGTGTGGCGTTAAGCCTTGTCGGGCTTGAGTTCGGCTTTGCGATAGGTCTTGCTACGGGCATATTGTCTTTTATCCCTTATGTAGGGCTGTTGTTCGGTTTCGTTGTGGGCATGGTTATTGCCGTATTGCAATTCGGGAATATTATTGATGTCGGTATTGTCGCATCAATATTTATTATAGGGCAGATAGTAGAAGGGAACTTCATTACCCCTAAACTTGTAGGTGATAAGGTGGGGCTGCACCCTGTCTGGATAATCTTCGGAATGATGGCAGGTGCTTCTATGTTCGGTTTCTTAGGTATATTGCTTGCCATACCAGTAACTGCCGTAATCGGTGTGTTGGTAAGGTTTTCGCTTGCACAGTATTTAAAAAGCTCTTTTTATAAAGTTGAAAAACCTAAAAAAACACCCAAAAGCCCGAGAGCGGCTAAAAGTAACGGTTAG
- a CDS encoding DnaA/Hda family protein has translation MPQESFDLSVKIPVREDDYIISNSNINAFSLISKWPQWDSKILLLYGPESCGKTHLAKIWCKNANAVSLSAEDIYANNFDLSKNHLLDDLEKVCDEPALLHFYNMVKEADSGYLMMTAGNSPSNMKIRLADLKSRLGAVASIGISDPDDEILRQILVKQFASRQLKVDMDVIKYIVSRMERSFRAAEKLVDIIDEEALKQKKNITIPFVKTLLENQ, from the coding sequence ATGCCACAAGAATCCTTTGATTTGTCAGTAAAAATACCCGTAAGGGAAGATGACTACATCATATCTAATTCCAATATAAACGCATTTTCTCTTATAAGTAAATGGCCGCAGTGGGACTCGAAAATATTATTGCTTTATGGTCCTGAATCCTGTGGCAAGACCCATCTTGCAAAAATATGGTGTAAAAATGCAAATGCCGTATCTTTGTCTGCTGAAGATATATATGCGAATAATTTTGACCTGTCTAAAAACCATCTTCTGGACGATCTGGAAAAAGTATGTGATGAACCGGCCTTGCTGCATTTTTATAATATGGTTAAAGAGGCAGATAGCGGATATCTTATGATGACCGCAGGCAACAGCCCGTCAAATATGAAGATACGACTTGCAGACCTCAAGTCAAGACTTGGTGCGGTTGCATCTATAGGCATAAGTGACCCTGACGACGAGATACTCAGACAGATACTGGTAAAACAATTTGCCTCAAGGCAGTTAAAGGTTGATATGGACGTAATAAAATATATCGTATCACGTATGGAAAGATCGTTCCGAGCGGCAGAAAAATTGGTCGATATCATTGATGAGGAGGCTCTTAAACAGAAAAAAAATATCACCATACCTTTTGTTAAGACTCTTTTGGAAAACCAATGA